In Solanum lycopersicum chromosome 5, SLM_r2.1, the following are encoded in one genomic region:
- the LOC101261516 gene encoding uncharacterized protein isoform X2 — protein sequence MSDSQFSSLSSSSYDGYGSPSAVTPPPNMVGNSASGDDIRSRQLTSQVSRHWRDVFWMGVFMLHLVLIGGALAVLGFNRFREKDRLKIDRFTKMILDNQPGLTEDFWPLYIVGGAVGTVLAWAWLVLLGSSASNMMKLSVHILTTYLAVISVLCFWQKQFFWGVAFSVGAALQFLYVISIIDRLPFTMLVLQRSVKMVCSLPEVMGVSFAFMLVMLSWLVLWSFGVAGVIALSIGDGGRWWLLVVFCVSLFWTGAVLCNIIHVIVSGMVFLVLIHGGRQATSMPPKPLKKSLRYAVTTSFGSICYGSLFTAAIRTLRWKIAVYGKNFNCSARDAWELFQSTGVEALIAYDCSGAVILMGTVVGGLVAGTCAGIWTRIRHPDRVMMVGSTSMLMGMILVGLATVVVESAVTSIYICYAEDPVLIQRWDAEFFNKMSEMLHQRLQHRSSRATQVFTSRFDNQTPENAV from the exons ATGAGTGATTCTCAGTTTTCTTCACTTTCGTCCTCCTCATACGACGGCTACGGCTCTCCCTCCGCCGTTACTCCGCCGCCG AATATGGTGGGGAATAGTGCTAGTGGAGATGATATTAGATCTCGACAACTCACTTCACAAGTTTCACGGCATTGGCGAGATGTGTTTTGGATGGGGGTATTCATGCTGCATCTAGTGTTGATAGGTGGGGCACTTGCGGTATTGGGGTTTAACAGGTTCAGGGAAAAGGATAGGCTCAAAATTGATAGGTTCACGAAGATGATCCTTGATAATCAGCCTGGTTTGACTGAAGATTTTTGGCCTTTGTATATAGTAGGTGGTGCGGTGGGAACAGTTCTGGCATGGGCTTGGTTGGTTTTGCTTGGTTCAAGTGCTAGTAACATGATGAAGTTATCGGTTCACATCTTGACAACATATCTTGCTGTGATCAGTGTGCTATGTTTCTGGCAGAAGCAATTTTTCTGGGGGGTTGCATTTTCTGTTGGTGCAGCATTGCAGTTTTTGTACGTAATATCAATCATAGACAG ACTTCCATTTACCATGTTGGTTTTACAAAGAAGTGTGAAGATGGTGTGCAGCCTTCCTGAAGTTATGGGAGTCTCATTTGCATTCATGCTGGTGATGCTTTCATGGCTAGTGCTTTGGTCTTTTGGAGTAGCTGGTGTTATAGCACTTAGTATCGGTGATGGTGGTCGCTGGTGGCTTCTTGTG GTATTCTGTGTGAGTTTGTTTTGGACTGGCGCAGTTCTGTGTAACATTATTCATGTAATAGTGTCGGGCATGGTGTTTCTCGTTCTCATTCATGGTGGTCGGCAAGCAACCTCAATGCCTCCCAAACCATTGAAGAAATCCTTACGCTATGCTGTTACAACCTCATTTGGCAGCATCTGCTATGGATCACTTTTTACAGCCGCCATCCGGACATTACGGTGGAAG ATTGCAGTTTATGGTAAAAACTTTAATTGCTCTGCACGAGATGCATGGGAGTTGTTCCAATCAACTGGAGTTGAAGCACTTATTGCCTATGATTGCTCAGGTGCTGTTATATTGATGGGAACTGTTGTGGGTGGGCTGGTCGCCGGAACTTGTGCAGGAATTTGGACAAGGATCAGGCATCCTGACAGAGTGATGATGGTCGGTTCTACTTCCATGTTGATGGGAATGATCTTG GTCGGGCTGGCTACAGTTGTGGTGGAAAGCGCGGTTACATCCATATATATCTGTTATGCGGAAGATCCTGTGTTAATACAGAGATGGGATGCAGAGTTTTTCAACAAGATGTCGGAGATGCTACACCAGCGATTACAACACAGAAGTTCACGGGCAACACAAGTATTCACCAGCAGATTCGACAACCAAACGCCAGAAAATGCCGTCTAA
- the LOC101261516 gene encoding uncharacterized protein isoform X1: MSDSQFSSLSSSSYDGYGSPSAVTPPPNMVGNSASGDDIRSRQLTSQVSRHWRDVFWMGVFMLHLVLIGGALAVLGFNRFREKDRLKIDRFTKMILDNQPGLTEDFWPLYIVGGAVGTVLAWAWLVLLGSSASNMMKLSVHILTTYLAVISVLCFWQKQFFWGVAFSVGAALQFLYVISIIDRLPFTMLVLQRSVKMVCSLPEVMGVSFAFMLVMLSWLVLWSFGVAGVIALSIGDGGRWWLLVVFCVSLFWTGAVLCNIIHVIVSGMVFLVLIHGGRQATSMPPKPLKKSLRYAVTTSFGSICYGSLFTAAIRTLRWKIRGVRSKIGKNECLLCCVDFLFHLVETLVRFFNKYAYVLIAVYGKNFNCSARDAWELFQSTGVEALIAYDCSGAVILMGTVVGGLVAGTCAGIWTRIRHPDRVMMVGSTSMLMGMILVGLATVVVESAVTSIYICYAEDPVLIQRWDAEFFNKMSEMLHQRLQHRSSRATQVFTSRFDNQTPENAV; this comes from the exons ATGAGTGATTCTCAGTTTTCTTCACTTTCGTCCTCCTCATACGACGGCTACGGCTCTCCCTCCGCCGTTACTCCGCCGCCG AATATGGTGGGGAATAGTGCTAGTGGAGATGATATTAGATCTCGACAACTCACTTCACAAGTTTCACGGCATTGGCGAGATGTGTTTTGGATGGGGGTATTCATGCTGCATCTAGTGTTGATAGGTGGGGCACTTGCGGTATTGGGGTTTAACAGGTTCAGGGAAAAGGATAGGCTCAAAATTGATAGGTTCACGAAGATGATCCTTGATAATCAGCCTGGTTTGACTGAAGATTTTTGGCCTTTGTATATAGTAGGTGGTGCGGTGGGAACAGTTCTGGCATGGGCTTGGTTGGTTTTGCTTGGTTCAAGTGCTAGTAACATGATGAAGTTATCGGTTCACATCTTGACAACATATCTTGCTGTGATCAGTGTGCTATGTTTCTGGCAGAAGCAATTTTTCTGGGGGGTTGCATTTTCTGTTGGTGCAGCATTGCAGTTTTTGTACGTAATATCAATCATAGACAG ACTTCCATTTACCATGTTGGTTTTACAAAGAAGTGTGAAGATGGTGTGCAGCCTTCCTGAAGTTATGGGAGTCTCATTTGCATTCATGCTGGTGATGCTTTCATGGCTAGTGCTTTGGTCTTTTGGAGTAGCTGGTGTTATAGCACTTAGTATCGGTGATGGTGGTCGCTGGTGGCTTCTTGTG GTATTCTGTGTGAGTTTGTTTTGGACTGGCGCAGTTCTGTGTAACATTATTCATGTAATAGTGTCGGGCATGGTGTTTCTCGTTCTCATTCATGGTGGTCGGCAAGCAACCTCAATGCCTCCCAAACCATTGAAGAAATCCTTACGCTATGCTGTTACAACCTCATTTGGCAGCATCTGCTATGGATCACTTTTTACAGCCGCCATCCGGACATTACGGTGGAAG ATTAGAGGAGTCAGATCAAAGATTGGGAAGAATGAGTGTTTGCTTTGCTGTGTCgattttctctttcatttggTTGAGACCTTAGTCCGTTTCTTCAATAAGTATGCTTATGTGCTG ATTGCAGTTTATGGTAAAAACTTTAATTGCTCTGCACGAGATGCATGGGAGTTGTTCCAATCAACTGGAGTTGAAGCACTTATTGCCTATGATTGCTCAGGTGCTGTTATATTGATGGGAACTGTTGTGGGTGGGCTGGTCGCCGGAACTTGTGCAGGAATTTGGACAAGGATCAGGCATCCTGACAGAGTGATGATGGTCGGTTCTACTTCCATGTTGATGGGAATGATCTTG GTCGGGCTGGCTACAGTTGTGGTGGAAAGCGCGGTTACATCCATATATATCTGTTATGCGGAAGATCCTGTGTTAATACAGAGATGGGATGCAGAGTTTTTCAACAAGATGTCGGAGATGCTACACCAGCGATTACAACACAGAAGTTCACGGGCAACACAAGTATTCACCAGCAGATTCGACAACCAAACGCCAGAAAATGCCGTCTAA